Genomic window (Phycisphaeraceae bacterium):
AGAATACAACGTATTGTCAATGGATGACTACCGAGGAAAAGACGCTCCAAATATCAACTCATCACTGTCTGCTGATGAACAATCGAACATGGAGCAAGCCCAAGTCGCGTTTGTCGCTCCAGCTCTCGCTGCGTTTGATCTGGTAGCGATTCTCCCCCGCATGATCATCGAAGACCAGCCGTGGGATGTCGTCCGCTCACCGGACACCGTCCCTGTGACACGCAGGACTGAACAGTCCTCCCTCCCCGAGTCTCAGTGACCTCCTCACAGGTGTACCGTGCATGGTTTCCGCCACCTGCTCGCTCGTCTTTGTCGAGCGATTGGTATCGGCAGGGCTCTACCATTCCGGATGGGCACATTGAACGATCAGGGACTCCCGCCGACATATCCATTCAAGCCTGAACTTGAGATGACGCCACGCAGCGCCATGGTGCATCTCGAAGGTGGCGGTCTTCTTATCGACTGCCGGACTGAAAAGGAATGGCAGACCGCGCATATCGAAGGTGCTGTCCTTGTCCCTCTCAATGAACTGGAGTCGCGACTTGAAGAGCTTGAAGAGCATCGCGATCAGACTATCGCCATCATGTGCCACATGGGCGGACGGTCTATGCGGGCAACCCTTCTCCTGCGAAGTCTCGGGTTTACTCAAGCCATGTCCGTGGCTGGAGGCATTGATCTCTGGGCAATCGACATCGACCCCAAGATCCCGCGATACTAAGGGTGGAGAACCAACTGCACTCCGCTTGCGTAACCTTGTATTGCGTGAGCACCCTCTCCCAACCAACTCGGCTGTTTGTGTGGATGCATCCTGCACAGGCATCGCTCGTACATGCCGTGGCCCAGTCGTGCAACTTGACGATCGCTGGTGTAGGATCGAACGAGCCACAGGGGGCACGCGACTGCGCAGTGAAGCTGCAAACCAACCCTATTGATGACATTCGTTCGCTGCTCGGTTCTGACAACTACGCGAAACAGGGTGACGTAATCTGGATCGCTGCCAACGCCGAGCAGATCGAACTTCGCTCAATCCATCAGGCCTCCGAGCGAGGCGTCGCAGTTCTATCGTGCGAACCAATACCAACGGATGTATTCAGGTTCTCTGGTGAAAAATACGGCACACATCCGTGGCAAAACAGCACCACAGGCAGACAATCACTTGCTGTCGGACCACTCGTACATCGTGCGATCAAGCAAGTCGCAACAGAGGATCACTTCGAGGAGATCGGTGATATTCAGTCGGTCACAGTTGATTTAGGTTGTCGCGCGGGCGACTTGACCGAGAATGCACTTCTGTTTTCGGCATGTGCCGCAATCAACGAGTTTCTCGGCGTGCCGGAATGGGTTATGTGCGCGCGCAACAAGCATCATGCAAGTGTGGCGTGCCAGACAGCCCAAGGGCAGATTGGCTCGCTCTCTGTAAGCAACGCACTCGGGAAATGGACATGGCGATGCCGGATTGCTGGCACACGAGGGCACATTCTGCTTGACGACGTATATGTTGCCCGCATTCTGTCCAGCGGCGACACAGAAGTATTGCGACACGCAGATTATGTTGAGTTGGAGAGGGCACAACCAAACGAGACAACATCACTTTTTGAACTGCCGTCAGCCGACAAACTGGGTGTCTATTACGTCTCAGAACATATTCGCAATGCGATTGCGCGACAGTTCAACACCAACTTGCCGCAGTATCCTCCAGTCGATGTCGGTGCTGCGCTATCACTGATGCACGCAATATCGCTTAGTTCGCGAACACGACAGCCCGAGTCGCCTCGCAGTATTGCAGCCATGTCAAGCGCATAACCAAATCGCCCAAAAAAGAAACACGGCCTGACCATTGGCCCGACCGCATCTCGCACTTGTATCTGTGACAGCAGTTTAGAACCCGCCTGGTGACCGATCTGTCGTCATAACACGACGCGGACCACCCTTGCGGACTGCACGGCGCTTGCGCTCTGAGGGTTTCTCGTAGAACTCTTTGCGCTTGACATCCTTGGTCAGACCTTCCTTCTCGCACAGCTTCTTGAAGCGGCGCATGATCTGCTCTGGGCCTTCACCGGGACGTGCTTTGATTCGAATCGCCATGGAATGGACTGCTCCGTTCGTATTGTGATCAACCCGGGTGCAAGATCGCCCGCAGGGGCCAATGGTGGGACGTTCGGTGCCCAAAGTCAAGTGTTATGCTGCACAAACACCGAATCGTGCCGATGGTACGCATGATCTCGACCCACATACCGCTCGGGCTCCATCATGCTCCTGATCGACGCGTACAACCTGCTGCTCCAATCAGATGTGGTCCCTGCCTCGGTCACGGGTATGGACCTCGTTGACCTGGCTGAGGCTCTCGAATCAAGCCGGTATCTGGGCCGGGGGATCACATTGGTCTGTGATGGCCGGATCTCGGGAGCCCTCGCCCGGCACCACGAGAAGCACGGCAGGAACCCGGATATCCGTGTTGTGTTCTCCGGCATCAATCGATCTGCGGACGACTTGATTGTCGATCTGGTTGACCACTCGTCATTTCGCAGGCGGATCACTGTCATCACCAACGACATAAGGCTGGGTCAGGATGTCCGCAGGCTCGGTGCGAGGGTTGATACGTGCGCACAGTTCCTCCATGGGCTTGCGTCCGATATCGAATCAGCTCAATCCAGGCCCAAGCCACGCAGACCTGAGGTGCCGCTTGATTCTGCGAGCACCGCTACATGGCTTGAGTTCTTCGGATTCTCGCGTGATGGGGCTCATCCCACGATCACGCCAATGCTGCGATCGCTCGAGTCAAACCCAGCCAAAGTCCCTTCAGAACCAGTTCTGAGTCCTGCAAAGCCTGCTCCAAGAAAACCAAAGCCCAAGCCCCAGCAGCGTGTTATTGACCCCGATCTCGTGAAACTCTTCAACGAATGCGGGCTCGCGATCGATCTTGACGATCCAGACCTGTTGCAATGGCTTGGAACAGACTGATACCAATCCACTCACTCTCTACCGCACTCGTGTGTGCTGGTATGGCATTGCTTGGCGGATGCCAGGCACGTGTCTCGCACGTCGGTGGCGGCACCGCGATGTACGCAGGCAGGACTCTCACGACCACACTCCCTGACGATGTACGCGTCCCAGCTGTGCTGGCTGCGGCCGACGCAACGATGCGAGCACGCGGGTACACCGTCCGCCATCGCCGCGACACCATGGACAACGGGTTTGTAGTTGCGGTACCACCAGAACGCAGCCTCGGTGAGAAAGTGACTGTCCATGCGAGCATCGCCCACGGCGGCACGTTCGTCGAGATTACTGCTGATCCGTTCGGGAATCATGCGTTGTCGGCTGCTGTGCTCGATGCCATGCTACAGCGGCTCGGGCTTTGAGCGACATCCGCACACTGCGTGCTCGTGATGAATACGCTCTCTGAGCATGGCCAAGCGGACCACAAAGAAAACCACTGCAAAGAAACCCACGAAGAAGCGTTCGATGGATGCCAAGCCGAACGCGGGCGATGCTGCAGCTGCTCAGGCACTGTCCATTGACTATGTTCCGATGGACCGGATCATCGGCCACGAGCGAGCGATCGAAACGATCGATGCTGCGATCGCATCGGGCAGATTGCATCACGCGTGGATATTCTCGGGGCCGTCAGGCATCGGCAAGTGCACTGTCGCGCATGCGATGGCGGGTGTTGTGCTTGACCCAACAACAGCTGCGGGACTCGACGGCAGAATCAGACCGGAACAAGAGAGCGACACACAGGAGAAGCTGCGCGCGGGGATGTGTCCCGACGTGCATCTCGTGCGCAAGGAACTCGCACGGTTCTGTTCTGAACCATCCGTGCGCAGTTCCAAGCAGCAGAATATTGCGGTGGATGTGGTGCGGGAGTTCCTGCTTGCACCAGCACAAATTCGATCAGCACATGCTGGCAGCGCCATGGCATCGAGTGTGTACATTATCGACGAGGCAGAGCTGCTCCAGGCACCATCACAAAACGCTATGCTCAAACTGCTGGAGGAACCCGCGCCGGGTGTCGTGCTCATTCTTGTAACCAGCCGTGAGGATCGATTGCTCCCCACGATCCGCAGCCGGTGCCAGCGTGTCGCGTTCTCATCACTCACCGACTCGCAGATGAACGAATGGAAGGACAGATTCCTCAACGAGACAGGTACGCCGATCGCAATGACCGAACGACAGACGCTGCTCGACTTTGCGCATGGCGCTCCGGGTCTTGCGAAGCTGGCAATCGAGACCGGACTCCACAACTGGGTGGACACCATCGAACCCGTTGTAAAGCAGATCGTGTCAGGCATCACACCGATCGGGTTTGGAAACGAGGCGTGGTCGCTCATTGATGACTGGGCAAAGTCGTGGGAGAAATCGCACGCTGGCGCGAGCAAGGACGCTGCAAACAAGCAGGCGTTTGTCTATCTGCTCCAGATCATCGGATCGCAGTTATCCCGGATGCTCACCCGCTCGATCGATCAGCACGACGCGCGGGAA
Coding sequences:
- a CDS encoding NYN domain-containing protein, giving the protein MLLIDAYNLLLQSDVVPASVTGMDLVDLAEALESSRYLGRGITLVCDGRISGALARHHEKHGRNPDIRVVFSGINRSADDLIVDLVDHSSFRRRITVITNDIRLGQDVRRLGARVDTCAQFLHGLASDIESAQSRPKPRRPEVPLDSASTATWLEFFGFSRDGAHPTITPMLRSLESNPAKVPSEPVLSPAKPAPRKPKPKPQQRVIDPDLVKLFNECGLAIDLDDPDLLQWLGTD
- the rpsU gene encoding 30S ribosomal protein S21, producing the protein MAIRIKARPGEGPEQIMRRFKKLCEKEGLTKDVKRKEFYEKPSERKRRAVRKGGPRRVMTTDRSPGGF
- a CDS encoding rhodanese-like domain-containing protein; amino-acid sequence: MGTLNDQGLPPTYPFKPELEMTPRSAMVHLEGGGLLIDCRTEKEWQTAHIEGAVLVPLNELESRLEELEEHRDQTIAIMCHMGGRSMRATLLLRSLGFTQAMSVAGGIDLWAIDIDPKIPRY
- a CDS encoding AAA family ATPase, whose amino-acid sequence is MAKRTTKKTTAKKPTKKRSMDAKPNAGDAAAAQALSIDYVPMDRIIGHERAIETIDAAIASGRLHHAWIFSGPSGIGKCTVAHAMAGVVLDPTTAAGLDGRIRPEQESDTQEKLRAGMCPDVHLVRKELARFCSEPSVRSSKQQNIAVDVVREFLLAPAQIRSAHAGSAMASSVYIIDEAELLQAPSQNAMLKLLEEPAPGVVLILVTSREDRLLPTIRSRCQRVAFSSLTDSQMNEWKDRFLNETGTPIAMTERQTLLDFAHGAPGLAKLAIETGLHNWVDTIEPVVKQIVSGITPIGFGNEAWSLIDDWAKSWEKSHAGASKDAANKQAFVYLLQIIGSQLSRMLTRSIDQHDARERCLGAIELLDEAQRQVASNVQIPLAMDTWAAKAAAGTLAAV